The sequence CGGCTTTACATTCCCGGCGTTGTTTCGCGTGGGGTCGTCGGGATGGATGTTGCTTTCCGAGACCGGTGTGTCGTCGGGCTATGCCGGCACTCGCTTGAGTGATCCGACTCCAGAAGGTCTATACTCCATCGCGTTTCCCGAGCCGGCTGAGAATGGGGGATCGGGCGATGCGACGGTGAATGGAGCGTTGCCGTTCCTCACATCATGGAAAACATTGACCTTGGGGTCGAGCCTTGCCCCCATCGTGGAGACCACGGTGTCCACCGATGTCGTCAAGCCGCTCTATCCCGCGTCTCAAGACTACCGGCCTGGTCGAGCGTCATGGAGCTGGTTGATCTGGCAGGATCCGAGCATGAACCTCGATGACCAGCGGAAGTTTGTCGAGATGGCCGCTCGTATGGGGTTCGAGTATATCCTGGTTGACGCCCTGTGGGATAAGAACATTGGCCGGGAGAAGATGGCCAGCCTGGTGAAAGAGGCTGCATCGCATTCAGTCGGGGTGCTGCTGTGGTACAATTCCAATGGCTCCTGGAACGATGCTCCCCAGACACCGCTCCATTGCATGGACACGGCACCGGCACGGATGCGCGAAATGTCATGGATGAAATCCATCGGGGTGAAGGGAATCAAGGTGGATTTCTTCGGAGGGGACAAGCAGACCACGATGAAGCTCTATGAGGACATTCTCACGGATGCCAACGCGTTCGGGCTGATGGTGAACTTCCACGGCACGACGCTACCCCGAGGGTGGGAGCGAATGTATCCCAACCACATGACGAGCGAGGCGGTCACGGCTTCGGAAAATCTGGTGTTCAGCCAGGGTTTCGCTGACAGGGAAGCATTCAATAGCACCGTATTTCCGTTTGTTCGCAATCCCGTGGCTGCCATGGACTACGGCCCGGTGATCTTGAGCCGCCGGTTCGCACGTGATGGAAGTCGGGGCACGCTTCGTCGTACGACCGATACCTTCCAGCTAGCCACGGCCGTCCTCTATCAATCGCCGCTGCAGCATTTTGGATTGGTTCCTGATAATCTGGCAGAACAGCCAAAATTCGTTCTCGATTTTCTCAAGAAGGTGCCCTGCGTTTGGGATGAAACCCGCTATGTGGACGGCTATCCTGGGCAATTTGCCGTGATCGCCCGCCGGTCGGGCGGTCGATGGTACGTCGCCGCGACTCATGCGGGCAAGGAACAGAGGGAGCTATCCTTCTCCTTGCCCTTTCTCAAAGGCAAGGCGCTCCAACTTCTTTCCGATACGCCGAGCGGTGGCACCGAGCTCTCAACCGTGAGAATCGGAGATGACGGGATGGTCCGCTGTAAACTCGAGGCGGGCGGGGGAGCGGTCTTGTTTGAATAACGGGCTGTAACGTCATCCTCCCGGTGCCTGCCGAGCAGGCTCTTCCTGGCCTGTTTGCGCCATAATGAAAATCCTCTTCAATCAACTCACATGAAATCC comes from Luteolibacter sp. LG18 and encodes:
- a CDS encoding glycoside hydrolase family 97 catalytic domain-containing protein, which codes for MSYNVIEVFAGKRRAGLPGLLAALLTCWCGTAVAEKATSPDGLIAVQIELMDGRPTFQISRNGAVFLEPSPLGLETSIGSFSSDLKDAGVSFKDLGDDYELPHGKVRKVHYAAREMTSRFTNAKGDSMDVICRVSNRDVAFAYRLSSKDRTHVVIQREATGFRIPKDAKAFVSPQARAGGGFAATKPSYEEGYLIDEPVGKKSGSGLGFTFPALFRVGSSGWMLLSETGVSSGYAGTRLSDPTPEGLYSIAFPEPAENGGSGDATVNGALPFLTSWKTLTLGSSLAPIVETTVSTDVVKPLYPASQDYRPGRASWSWLIWQDPSMNLDDQRKFVEMAARMGFEYILVDALWDKNIGREKMASLVKEAASHSVGVLLWYNSNGSWNDAPQTPLHCMDTAPARMREMSWMKSIGVKGIKVDFFGGDKQTTMKLYEDILTDANAFGLMVNFHGTTLPRGWERMYPNHMTSEAVTASENLVFSQGFADREAFNSTVFPFVRNPVAAMDYGPVILSRRFARDGSRGTLRRTTDTFQLATAVLYQSPLQHFGLVPDNLAEQPKFVLDFLKKVPCVWDETRYVDGYPGQFAVIARRSGGRWYVAATHAGKEQRELSFSLPFLKGKALQLLSDTPSGGTELSTVRIGDDGMVRCKLEAGGGAVLFE